From one Catenuloplanes nepalensis genomic stretch:
- a CDS encoding RHS repeat-associated core domain-containing protein: MLVGQGLEVPPALAVAAAEPQPARPAGAFDSAPEPRAGRAPADGEHTLPTGATDAAPPVTGRVGVRPAGAVPDRLAVPRTERPVTAVPQRIRPETTRTAAPGSSYDAATSTLVAQPDDGIRLFSNADGTMTALIAAGTAVRTDGDTFVMKDAGDQSGSLDLQVGTQDGGVHIGRAYVDFGSLSTALRNKYVNGAALTLYNTWSASCTPTPVTVYRVGEPWSPSAARWPGASVNGAYETRSFAHQGSSATCGPAWESLAVNADDATGWTHGRPFHGLSVRVPNEKANSQFKRFAAAESANPPQLSITYSDEGAAYAVDEVLLPTNVTAGEATVTVTNQGGSTWAAGGGFKLGAVIKRGTTTVATGTRIAPSAAIAPMASGTIKVPLPAVTPGDYTVEIQMYNAAGTAFNSAYGVPIGTFPIKVSNVLPASNYQQPGSGGVVETITPTLYAEGTDPDNWPSGAKLTYDFRICSGTPEKPTDCKTSGFTGRTWTPPALKWSSTYYWWVRVHDTIGAGPYAGPLTLTTRVPQPAITSNLAGNPHGAQAPGVNPGIGNYSTVATDASVATVGPDLTVTRTYNSLDPRRDNAFGTGWSSRIDTRLAEDRIAGAATGASVVVTLATGRQVRFGRNPDGSYAPPQGQALTLVRDQATATWTLRDATGDRWVFDALGRLATLIDQDGLTETLRYGPDDRAVEIVNDVSRRRLTLNWSGGHVTGVRANDGPMWTYGYDGDRLTSVCGPDPAPNCTRYEYTAGNHYRTAILNDSPRAYWRLGETSGPSAASVSARSPGADAGTYTGVVLNADGAIGGSTDRAAVFDGVSSRVALPAKLTSASMSAAVELWFRTTESGTLLSSQAGQPFPAAATASTPVLYVGVDGLLYGGFAVPEPDGPRQAVSDAAVNDGRWHHAVLSASIDTQTLYVDGVAQRTVASGVIDHDEQTQYTLGVGHGKDWPATNGEAFHFDGVIDEVAVYTNSLSALSVAGHYAARTGTDVLTGVVLPQDARRFATIGYDNVADRVRTLTDSWGRAWTLDAPTPNGGIGVIGLHGPYPDWTYQVDYDHGGRIMSVKHDGAGTFYDYNTAGFLARVTDPNNHTVSYTTDARGNVLSTQTCRAVGACHTGYSTYYLNTANPLDPRNDKVTSRSDARSTGPADTTYRTVFEYDEAGRLTKTVSPKPAGVTIAPTETWTYARGTEPADGGGVVPAGSLLQHVGRRGQLTGYAYRANGDLSVQTSPRGLRTSYTYDDLGRVTAVTERNGGDVMLSSRAVTYTPGGDVKTETGPPVRNAVTGVTHQKVSTYEYDGNGNTLSVTESDATGGDPARTVTYAYDAHDRLVSTTAPGGAVTTTSYSPDGLKITTTDPAGIRWSSLHDDQMRLLTSTAEGPGVDPQDSRATLLTLEWRGYDPAGRLAQHTDAAGRITRYTYYDDGLLASSYRPAFTGADGRTRDVTLEQVTYDPAGNPARRTANGVTTAYTYDPAGFVAQETEDPDGLKRTVTYQRDADGNPVRADATGAAQPGRTETVRSEYGPDNQVATAEVALDGGGTLTSAVTYDERGLPRTKRNARLATTDYEYDANGALTRTVAPAVDTWTNGVKATNIRPAEVTGYNTFGEPTEVREPAGAVTSSAYDLDGRMVSVTGPAHAPPGRVTIIPVTTFEYDRLGRMSKTTDPLQGVFETGYDPHGNVLTETLPPVGDAPSTTTYRYSRAGEQLSVTSPVGVQTLGSFDDLGRQITATTVEREPAPVSYLTTTTEYDDAGRPVRTTSPQGRTTRMTYNGAGELATMTDPAGLTTTIDYDIAGRIRAQTDPGGLTVATTFDLAGRTVAAEQRRGDTVLRTTVSELDPNGNVLSSVSGEGRRSTFEYDLLDRLVAQNTDAGGGTVLRVETGYDVAGRMTRYVDGNRNVTGYTYNVWGLTESTIEPATPSTPDPAQRTWTIGYDAAGQAVTTRLPGNVVRTQEYDAQGRPTIERGTGADAATQDRRLEYDADGRVVRMSGAAGDTTFRYNDRGSLVETGGASGRSVYGWSGDGDMVLRTDAAGTATFTYDGAGRPASFTDPVTARTVDYAYDEAGRLGSVTDRAVSRTVRRVLTYDELNRLATDQVQQTINVGLPPRVLLGNDYGYDKDGNVTGKKVYQPSGTTANTYTYDGANRLSTWTTGGTTTAYTFDDAGNRTGVGAATAAYNAQNQLVDDGTSTYTYTPRGTLDTVTPKNGTAGVRNLAHDAFERLITDGATTYGYDALDRLATRNGAGGLSYDGTGNQLVSDGTQVVSRDALGAPFSDRAVTAATGRMLFTDRHDDVIGRYLSAGAGDTRTYDPFGKVIAASGETPALGYQGGWTDTFTGAVNMASRWYDPASGTFLSRDTQTNAPGTNGNANRYAYGNGDPVGNTDPTGHAVLIGEIGNRTITAPPTAPTRYVLPKENLPAYAPRVTARPPNPIVPRGVRNVTRKTPWTVIPTILWEVLVEDGAPTGGMCRTPGGAEHDSSQAICQPRNWCKMGYTWFVECQKGADAGTRPGSGTQPGNGTGNGAGRGGFLSVLAFWIGALFQLGTTGFGSAGGGSGAPGGGGLGVGGYLPYPPPPPPPWIPPLLIANPPPPPGSQVKPRVPILVVDRPGTTRVDPGPDLTSKALEVTNIVTLPASPLVQEFIDAAGKVHYDNERVVATDGRNDPNLAAYDKNRDRCLTSRSASSLPTYYPLRGGVASAAEACYKGGYIPEGTAAKFTPRGYRSGNGMARGHLIANTLGGSGTDPRNIVAIYQNRVNSSAMWHGTEQVVRSWVQSGETVYYRVQPEFRNNDPRGYPVPTFINIVVASKRGSVYIRIENKR, from the coding sequence GTGCTGGTAGGACAGGGCCTGGAGGTGCCACCCGCGCTCGCTGTGGCCGCCGCGGAGCCGCAGCCCGCCCGGCCGGCCGGCGCCTTCGACTCGGCGCCGGAACCGCGCGCGGGACGGGCACCGGCCGACGGGGAACACACCCTGCCCACCGGTGCCACGGATGCGGCACCGCCGGTGACCGGCCGGGTCGGCGTGCGACCGGCGGGCGCCGTTCCTGACCGGCTGGCCGTGCCGCGGACCGAGCGCCCGGTGACCGCCGTCCCGCAGCGGATTCGCCCCGAGACGACCCGGACGGCCGCACCGGGCAGCAGCTACGACGCGGCGACCAGCACGCTGGTCGCGCAGCCCGACGACGGGATCCGCCTGTTCAGCAACGCGGACGGCACCATGACCGCGCTGATCGCGGCCGGCACGGCGGTCCGGACGGACGGCGACACGTTCGTGATGAAGGACGCCGGTGACCAATCCGGCTCACTCGACCTCCAGGTCGGCACCCAGGACGGTGGCGTGCACATCGGCCGGGCCTACGTGGACTTCGGCAGCCTTTCAACGGCGCTGCGGAACAAGTACGTCAACGGTGCCGCACTCACGCTCTACAACACCTGGTCGGCGTCGTGCACGCCGACGCCGGTCACCGTCTACCGCGTCGGTGAGCCGTGGTCGCCGTCCGCGGCGCGCTGGCCCGGAGCCTCCGTCAACGGGGCCTACGAGACCCGCTCCTTCGCGCACCAGGGCAGCTCCGCGACGTGCGGCCCGGCCTGGGAATCGCTGGCGGTCAACGCCGACGACGCGACCGGGTGGACGCACGGCCGGCCGTTCCACGGGCTAAGCGTGCGTGTCCCCAACGAGAAGGCGAACTCCCAGTTCAAGCGCTTCGCGGCCGCGGAGAGCGCCAATCCGCCGCAGTTGAGCATCACCTACTCCGACGAGGGCGCGGCCTATGCGGTGGACGAGGTGCTGCTGCCGACCAACGTCACCGCCGGGGAGGCCACCGTCACGGTCACCAACCAGGGTGGCAGCACCTGGGCGGCGGGCGGCGGCTTCAAGCTCGGCGCCGTCATCAAGCGGGGCACGACGACCGTCGCCACCGGGACGAGGATCGCGCCGTCCGCAGCGATCGCCCCGATGGCATCCGGCACCATCAAGGTGCCGCTGCCGGCCGTCACGCCCGGCGACTACACGGTCGAGATCCAGATGTACAACGCGGCTGGAACCGCCTTCAACAGCGCGTACGGCGTACCGATCGGCACCTTCCCGATCAAGGTGAGCAACGTGCTCCCGGCGTCGAACTATCAGCAGCCCGGCTCCGGTGGCGTGGTGGAGACGATCACCCCGACCCTGTACGCCGAGGGCACCGACCCGGATAACTGGCCGTCCGGCGCGAAGCTCACGTACGACTTCAGGATCTGCTCCGGGACGCCGGAGAAGCCCACCGACTGCAAGACCTCCGGCTTCACCGGCCGGACGTGGACCCCGCCGGCCCTGAAGTGGTCGAGCACCTACTACTGGTGGGTGCGTGTGCACGACACCATCGGTGCCGGACCGTACGCGGGGCCCCTCACACTCACCACCCGGGTGCCGCAGCCGGCCATCACGTCCAACCTCGCCGGAAACCCGCACGGCGCGCAGGCGCCGGGTGTCAACCCCGGTATCGGCAACTACTCCACCGTGGCCACCGACGCGTCGGTCGCCACGGTCGGCCCGGACCTGACCGTCACCCGCACCTACAACAGCCTGGATCCGCGGCGGGACAACGCGTTCGGCACCGGATGGTCGTCGCGGATCGACACCCGGCTGGCCGAGGACCGGATCGCGGGCGCGGCCACCGGTGCCAGCGTCGTGGTCACGCTGGCGACCGGCCGGCAGGTGCGGTTCGGCCGTAACCCGGACGGCTCCTACGCACCGCCGCAGGGCCAGGCGCTGACCCTGGTTCGTGATCAGGCCACCGCCACCTGGACGCTGCGCGACGCGACCGGTGACCGCTGGGTCTTCGACGCGCTCGGCCGCCTGGCCACGCTGATCGACCAGGACGGTCTCACCGAGACGCTGCGCTACGGCCCGGACGACCGGGCCGTCGAGATCGTCAACGACGTCAGCCGCCGGCGGCTCACCCTGAACTGGTCGGGCGGGCACGTCACCGGCGTCCGCGCCAACGACGGGCCGATGTGGACCTACGGCTACGACGGGGACCGGCTGACCTCCGTCTGCGGGCCCGACCCGGCCCCGAACTGCACCCGGTACGAGTACACGGCCGGTAACCACTACCGCACCGCGATCCTCAACGACAGCCCGCGTGCCTACTGGCGGCTCGGCGAGACCTCCGGGCCGTCCGCCGCCAGCGTGTCCGCCCGCTCGCCGGGCGCCGACGCCGGAACGTACACCGGCGTCGTGCTGAACGCCGACGGCGCCATCGGCGGCAGCACCGACCGTGCGGCCGTCTTCGACGGTGTCAGCAGCCGCGTCGCGCTGCCCGCTAAGCTGACCAGCGCGTCCATGTCAGCGGCGGTCGAACTGTGGTTCAGGACCACCGAGTCCGGCACGCTCCTCAGCTCCCAGGCCGGCCAGCCGTTCCCGGCCGCCGCCACCGCATCGACGCCCGTGCTGTACGTCGGGGTGGACGGGCTGCTCTACGGCGGTTTCGCCGTGCCCGAGCCGGACGGTCCGCGGCAGGCCGTCAGCGACGCCGCCGTCAACGACGGCCGGTGGCACCACGCGGTGCTGTCGGCCTCGATCGACACGCAGACCCTCTACGTGGACGGCGTCGCGCAGAGGACGGTCGCGTCCGGGGTGATCGACCACGACGAGCAGACCCAGTACACGCTGGGCGTCGGGCACGGCAAGGACTGGCCGGCCACCAACGGCGAGGCCTTCCACTTCGACGGGGTGATCGACGAGGTCGCGGTCTACACCAACTCGCTGAGCGCGCTCTCGGTCGCCGGGCACTACGCGGCCAGGACCGGAACCGACGTGCTCACCGGCGTCGTGCTGCCGCAGGACGCCCGCCGCTTCGCCACGATCGGGTACGACAACGTCGCCGACCGCGTCCGCACGCTGACCGACAGCTGGGGGCGCGCCTGGACGCTCGACGCGCCCACCCCCAACGGCGGCATCGGCGTCATCGGCCTGCACGGCCCGTACCCGGACTGGACGTACCAGGTCGACTACGACCACGGCGGCCGGATCATGTCGGTTAAGCACGACGGTGCCGGGACGTTCTACGACTACAACACCGCGGGCTTCCTCGCCAGGGTCACCGACCCGAACAACCACACGGTCTCGTACACCACCGACGCGCGCGGCAATGTGCTGTCCACCCAGACCTGCCGGGCCGTCGGCGCGTGCCACACCGGCTACTCGACGTATTACCTCAACACCGCGAATCCGCTGGATCCCCGCAACGACAAGGTGACCTCACGGTCCGATGCTCGCTCCACCGGGCCGGCGGACACCACCTACCGCACCGTGTTCGAGTACGACGAGGCCGGCCGGCTGACGAAGACCGTCTCCCCGAAGCCGGCGGGCGTCACCATAGCGCCGACCGAGACGTGGACGTACGCGCGCGGCACCGAGCCTGCGGACGGGGGCGGTGTCGTCCCGGCCGGGTCGCTGCTGCAGCACGTCGGCCGGCGCGGTCAGCTGACCGGCTACGCCTACCGCGCCAACGGTGACCTGAGCGTGCAGACGTCCCCGCGCGGGCTCCGGACCTCGTACACCTACGACGACCTGGGCCGGGTCACGGCCGTCACCGAACGCAACGGCGGCGACGTGATGCTGTCCAGCCGCGCCGTGACGTACACGCCGGGCGGAGACGTCAAGACCGAGACCGGACCGCCGGTGCGCAACGCCGTCACCGGGGTCACCCACCAGAAGGTCAGCACCTACGAGTACGACGGCAACGGCAACACCCTGTCGGTCACCGAGTCCGACGCCACCGGCGGCGACCCGGCACGCACCGTGACGTACGCCTATGACGCGCACGACCGACTGGTCAGCACGACCGCACCCGGCGGCGCGGTGACCACCACCTCGTACTCACCGGACGGGCTGAAGATCACCACCACCGACCCGGCCGGCATCCGGTGGTCGAGCCTCCACGACGACCAGATGCGGCTGCTGACAAGCACCGCCGAGGGCCCGGGCGTCGACCCGCAGGACTCCAGGGCCACGCTGCTCACGCTGGAGTGGCGCGGGTACGACCCAGCCGGCCGGCTCGCCCAGCACACCGACGCGGCCGGGCGGATCACCCGGTATACGTACTACGACGACGGGCTGCTCGCCTCGTCGTACCGGCCCGCGTTCACCGGCGCGGACGGCCGGACCCGCGACGTCACGCTGGAACAGGTCACCTACGACCCGGCCGGCAACCCGGCCCGGCGCACCGCGAACGGCGTCACCACCGCCTACACCTACGACCCGGCGGGCTTCGTCGCGCAGGAGACCGAGGACCCGGACGGGCTGAAGCGCACCGTCACCTACCAGCGTGACGCGGACGGGAACCCGGTCCGCGCGGACGCCACCGGCGCGGCCCAGCCCGGCCGGACCGAGACCGTCCGCAGTGAATACGGCCCGGACAACCAGGTCGCCACCGCCGAGGTGGCGCTCGACGGCGGCGGCACGCTCACCAGCGCCGTCACCTACGACGAACGCGGGCTGCCGCGCACCAAGCGCAACGCGCGCCTGGCCACCACCGACTACGAATACGACGCGAACGGCGCGCTGACCAGGACCGTCGCGCCGGCCGTGGACACCTGGACCAACGGCGTCAAGGCCACGAACATCCGCCCGGCCGAGGTCACCGGCTACAACACATTCGGCGAGCCGACCGAGGTCCGGGAACCGGCCGGCGCGGTCACCAGCAGCGCGTACGACCTGGACGGCCGGATGGTGTCGGTCACCGGGCCCGCCCACGCGCCGCCCGGCCGGGTCACGATCATCCCGGTCACCACCTTCGAGTACGACCGCCTGGGCCGGATGAGCAAGACGACCGACCCGCTGCAGGGCGTCTTCGAGACCGGCTACGACCCGCACGGCAACGTGCTGACGGAGACACTGCCGCCGGTCGGCGACGCGCCGTCCACCACGACGTACCGGTACAGCCGGGCCGGTGAGCAGCTGTCCGTCACCTCGCCCGTCGGCGTCCAGACGCTCGGCTCCTTCGACGACCTCGGACGGCAGATCACCGCGACCACGGTCGAACGGGAGCCGGCGCCGGTCTCCTACCTGACCACCACCACCGAGTACGACGACGCCGGCCGGCCGGTCCGCACCACCAGTCCGCAGGGGCGCACCACCCGGATGACGTACAACGGCGCCGGGGAACTCGCCACGATGACGGACCCCGCGGGACTGACCACTACCATCGACTACGACATCGCCGGCCGGATCCGGGCCCAGACCGACCCCGGCGGCCTTACCGTCGCCACCACCTTCGACCTCGCGGGCCGGACGGTCGCGGCCGAGCAGCGTCGCGGCGATACGGTGCTGCGCACCACCGTCAGCGAGCTTGACCCGAACGGCAACGTGCTCTCCTCGGTCAGCGGCGAGGGACGCCGGAGCACCTTCGAGTACGACCTCCTCGACCGGCTCGTCGCCCAGAACACCGACGCCGGTGGCGGCACGGTGCTGCGCGTCGAGACCGGCTACGACGTCGCCGGGCGGATGACCCGGTACGTCGACGGGAACCGGAACGTCACCGGGTACACGTACAACGTCTGGGGCCTGACCGAGTCGACGATCGAGCCGGCCACGCCGAGCACGCCCGACCCGGCGCAGCGCACCTGGACCATCGGCTACGACGCGGCCGGACAGGCCGTCACCACCCGCCTGCCCGGCAACGTCGTCCGTACCCAGGAGTACGACGCCCAGGGCCGGCCCACGATCGAGCGCGGCACCGGTGCCGACGCGGCGACCCAGGACCGACGGCTGGAGTACGACGCGGACGGCCGGGTGGTACGCATGTCCGGCGCGGCCGGGGATACCACGTTCCGCTACAACGACCGGGGCAGCCTGGTCGAGACCGGCGGTGCGAGCGGCCGCAGCGTCTACGGCTGGTCCGGCGACGGCGACATGGTGCTGCGCACCGACGCGGCCGGGACCGCCACGTTCACCTACGACGGTGCGGGACGGCCCGCGTCGTTCACCGACCCGGTCACCGCGCGCACCGTCGACTACGCCTACGACGAGGCCGGCCGGCTCGGCTCGGTCACGGACCGGGCGGTCAGCCGGACGGTGCGGCGCGTCCTCACCTACGACGAACTCAACCGACTCGCCACCGACCAGGTGCAGCAGACGATCAACGTCGGCCTGCCCCCGCGCGTGCTGCTCGGCAACGACTACGGCTACGACAAGGACGGCAACGTCACCGGCAAGAAGGTGTACCAGCCGTCCGGGACCACGGCGAACACGTACACGTACGACGGCGCGAACCGGCTGTCGACCTGGACCACCGGAGGCACGACGACGGCGTACACGTTCGACGACGCGGGCAACCGGACCGGCGTGGGCGCGGCGACAGCGGCCTACAACGCGCAGAACCAGCTCGTCGACGACGGTACGAGCACGTACACGTACACGCCGCGCGGCACGCTCGACACGGTCACGCCGAAGAACGGCACCGCCGGCGTCCGCAACCTCGCCCACGACGCCTTCGAACGATTGATTACGGACGGCGCCACCACCTACGGCTACGACGCGCTCGACCGGCTCGCCACCCGCAACGGCGCCGGCGGCCTCAGCTACGACGGCACCGGCAACCAGCTCGTCTCCGACGGCACGCAGGTGGTCAGCCGGGACGCGCTCGGGGCGCCGTTCTCCGACCGGGCGGTGACCGCGGCGACCGGCCGGATGCTCTTCACGGACCGGCACGACGACGTCATCGGCCGGTACCTGTCGGCGGGCGCGGGTGACACCCGCACGTACGACCCGTTCGGCAAGGTCATCGCGGCGAGCGGGGAGACACCGGCGCTCGGCTACCAGGGCGGGTGGACGGACACGTTCACCGGCGCGGTCAACATGGCGTCGCGCTGGTACGACCCGGCGTCCGGCACGTTCCTCAGCCGGGACACGCAGACCAACGCGCCCGGGACGAACGGCAACGCCAACCGTTACGCGTACGGCAACGGCGACCCGGTCGGCAACACGGACCCGACCGGCCACGCGGTCCTCATCGGCGAGATCGGCAACCGCACCATCACCGCGCCGCCGACGGCGCCGACCAGATATGTGCTCCCCAAGGAAAACCTCCCGGCCTATGCACCAAGGGTGACGGCCCGACCGCCGAACCCGATCGTCCCGCGAGGGGTCCGCAACGTCACCCGCAAGACCCCGTGGACCGTGATCCCCACAATCCTGTGGGAGGTCCTCGTCGAGGACGGCGCGCCCACCGGAGGCATGTGCCGCACCCCCGGTGGCGCGGAGCATGACTCCAGCCAGGCGATCTGCCAGCCGAGGAACTGGTGCAAGATGGGCTACACCTGGTTCGTCGAGTGCCAGAAAGGCGCCGACGCCGGAACCCGGCCGGGCAGCGGCACCCAGCCCGGAAACGGAACCGGGAATGGGGCCGGCCGAGGCGGCTTCCTCAGCGTCCTCGCGTTCTGGATCGGCGCGCTGTTCCAGCTCGGCACCACCGGCTTCGGCAGCGCGGGCGGCGGCTCCGGCGCACCCGGCGGCGGTGGCCTCGGCGTCGGCGGCTACCTCCCGTATCCACCCCCACCGCCCCCGCCGTGGATCCCGCCGCTGCT
- a CDS encoding CAP domain-containing protein — protein MRRFASRVVLAVLAPAAAIGMTLVAPAASASAAVATVTLESQVVALTNEARVKAGCKKLTVNVNLAKAAQAFSKDMADKNFFSHTGADGSNFVQRAKRAGFKKTAMGENIAWGHKDAQGVMKGWMNSPGHRKNILNCKSTLIGVGAARNAKGVLYWTQEFGK, from the coding sequence TTGCGCCGCTTCGCCAGCCGGGTCGTTCTTGCCGTTCTTGCTCCCGCCGCCGCTATCGGTATGACGTTGGTCGCTCCGGCGGCGTCGGCGTCCGCCGCCGTGGCGACGGTGACGCTGGAGTCGCAGGTCGTGGCGCTGACGAACGAGGCCCGTGTGAAGGCCGGCTGCAAGAAGCTGACGGTGAACGTCAACCTGGCGAAGGCCGCGCAGGCGTTCTCGAAGGACATGGCGGACAAGAACTTCTTCTCCCACACCGGGGCCGATGGTTCGAACTTCGTGCAGCGTGCGAAGCGGGCCGGATTCAAGAAGACCGCGATGGGCGAGAACATCGCGTGGGGTCACAAGGACGCGCAGGGTGTGATGAAGGGCTGGATGAACAGCCCGGGTCACCGCAAGAACATCCTGAACTGCAAGTCGACCCTGATCGGTGTCGGCGCGGCCCGTAACGCCAAGGGCGTCCTGTA